In a single window of the Cervus elaphus chromosome 1, mCerEla1.1, whole genome shotgun sequence genome:
- the LOC122693887 gene encoding olfactory receptor 10A4, protein MMWGNWTVVSEFVLVSFSSLSSQLQALLFLLFLTIYLVTLMGNVLIILVTTADSALQSPMYFFLRNLSFLEIGFNLIIVPKMLGTLIIQDTTISFLGCATQMYFFFFFGAAECCLLATMAYDRYVAICDPLRYPVIVGRRACGQLAAASWFSGFPVATVQTTWIFSFPFCGPNRVNHFFCDSPPVIALVCADTSLFELEALTATVLFILFPFLLILTSYVRILSTIFRMPSAEGKHKAFSTCSSHLLVVSLFYSTAILTYFRPRSSNSPESKKLLSLSYTVVTPMLNPIIYSLRNTEVKAALRRAIRRTLGFQKL, encoded by the coding sequence ATGatgtggggaaactggacagttgTCAGTGAGTTTGTTCTTGTGAGCTTCTCATCCCTGTCCTCTCAGCTACAAGCTCtgttgtttctcctttttttgaCCATTTACCTTGTTACCCTGATGGGAAATGTCCTCATAATCCTGGTGACTACAGCTGACTCTGCCCTCCAAAGTcctatgtacttcttcctcaggaACTTGTCTTTCCTGGAGATAGGTTTCAACTTGATTATTGTGCCCAAGATGCTGGGGACCCTGATCATCCAGGACACAACCATCTCCTTCCTTGGCTGTGCTACCCAGAtgtacttcttcttcttctttggagCTGCTGAGTGCTGCCTGCTGGCCACCATGGCgtatgaccgctacgtggccatctgtgACCCTTTGCGCTATCCAGTCATCGTGGGTCGCAGAGCCTGTGGCCAGCTGGCAGCTGCCTCCTGGTTCTCAGGATTCCCAGTGGCTACTGTGCAAACCACATGGATTTTCAGCTTCCCTTTTTGTGGCCCCAACAGGGTgaaccacttcttctgtgacagcCCCCCTGTCATCGCACTGGTCTGTGCTGATACCTCTCTGTTTGAACTGGAAGCTCTAACAGCTACTGTCCTATTCatcctcttccctttcttgttGATCCTGACATCCTATGTCCGCATCCTCTCCACTATCTTCAGGATGCCCTCAGCCGAGGGGAAGCacaaggccttctccacctgctcctcccacctgctGGTTGTCTCCCTCTTCTACAGCACTGCCATCCTCACATACTTTCGACCCCGGTCCAGCAACTCTCCTGAGAGCAAGAAGCTGTTGTCACTCTCCTACACCGTGGTGACTCCCATGTTGAACCCCATCATCTACAGCTTGAGGAATACTGAAGTAAAGGCTGCACTAAGGCGGGCCATCCGCAGGACCCTGGGCTTTCAGAAACTATGA
- the LOC122693949 gene encoding olfactory receptor 10A5-like — protein MAEGNWTRVSEFILLSFSSLPTEIQSVLFLTFLVIYLVTLLGNSLIILVTLADPMLHSPMYFFLRNLSFLEIGFNLAIVPKMLGTLIAQDTTISFLGCATQMYFFFFFGVSECSLLATMAYDHYVAICSPLHYPVIMNPRTRAKLAAVSWFPGIPVATVQTTWLFSFPFCGINKVNHFFCDSPPVLRLVCADTALFEVYAIIGTILFVMIPCLLILCSYTRIAAAILTIPSAKGKRKAFSTCSSHLLVVSLFYVSLSLVYFRPKSNNSPESKKVLSLSYTVVTPMLNPIIYSLRNNEVKNALGRTFHKALGLRNCIP, from the coding sequence ATGGCTGAAGGAAACTGGACAAGAGTGAGTGAGTTTATCCTCCTGAGTTTCTCTTCCTTACCTACTGAAATACAGTCAGTACTCTTCCTGACATTTCTGGTCATCTACCTGGTCACTCTGCTGGGAAACAGCCTCATCATTCTGGTTACCTTGGCTGACCCCATGCTGCACagtcccatgtacttcttcctcaggaACTTGTCCTTCTTAGAGATAGGTTTCAATTTAGCCATTGTGCCCAAGATGCTGGGGACCCTGATTGCCCAGGACACAACTATCTCCTTTCTTGGCTGTGCCACTCAgatgtatttcttcttcttctttggggTTTCTGAATGTTCCCTCCTGGCCACCATGGCCTATGACCACTATGTAGCCATCTGCAGTCCCTTGCACTACCCAGTCATCATGAATCCAAGGACACGTGCCAAACTGGCAGCTGTCTCCTGGTTTCCAGGCATTCCTGTAGCTACTGTGCAGACCACATGGCTCTTCAGCTTTCCATTCTGTGGCATCAACAAGGTgaaccacttcttctgtgacagcCCGCCTGTGCTGAGGCTGGTCTGTGCAGACACAGCACTGTTTGAGGTCTATGCCATCATTGGAACCATTCTATTTGTCATGATACCATGTTTGCTGATCCTATGTTCCTACACTCGCATTGCTGCTGCCATCCTGACGATTCCATCGGCCAAGGGGAAGCGTAAAGCCTTCTCTACCTGCTCCTCTCACCTGCTCGTCGTCTCCCTTTTCTACGTATCTTTAAGCCTCGTCTACTTCCGCCCTAAGTCCAATAATTCTCCTGAGAGCAAGAAAGTGCTCTCACTGTCCTACACTGTTGTGACTCCCATGCTGAACCCCATCATCTACAGCCTGAGAAATAATGAGGTGAAGAATGCCCTTGGTCGAACCTTCCACAAGGCCCTAGGCCTTAGGAACTGCATCCCATAA
- the LOC122693826 gene encoding olfactory receptor 2D2 gives MRQTNQTQVTEFLLLGLSDDQRTQQLLFTLFLGVYLVTVLGNLLLMFLIQADSQLHTPMYFFLCNLSLAGLCFSTNIVPQALAHLLSRRKVISFTRCAAQLVLFLVFGCTQCALLAVMACDRQVAICNPLHYPSTMTWRVCIQLAAGSWTSGILVSVVDTTFTLRLPYQGSNNIAHFFCEAPAILILASTDTHTSEMVIFLMGIVILLIPVSLILVSYGRIIVTVVRMRSTEDKLKAFSTCGSHLVVVILFYGSGIVTYMTPKSYKEQEKLVSVFYAMVTPMLNPLIYSLRNKDVKGALRKVATRNFPCRFGVFH, from the coding sequence ATGAGACAGACAAATCAGACGCAGGTGACAGAATTCCTCCTTCTGGGACTCTCTGATGACCAACGCACCCAACAGCTGCTCTTCACCTTATTCCTGGGTGTCTACCTGGTCACCGTGCTTGGAAATCTGCTTCTCATGTTCCTTATTCAGGCTGACTCTCAGCTTCACACacccatgtatttttttctctgcaatCTGTCTCTGGCTGGCCTCTGTTTCTCTACCAACATCGTTCCTCAAGCCCTAGCCCACCTGCTCTCCAGAAGGAAAGTGATTTCATTCACACGCTGTGCAGCTCAGCTTGTACTATTCCTCGTTTTCGGGTGTACACAGTGTGCCCTGTTGGCGGTGATGGCCTGTGATCGACAGGTGGCTATCTGCAACCCTCTGCATTACCCTAGCACCATGACCTGGAGGGTGTGCATCCAGCTGGCTGCAGGATCATGGACCAGTGGCATTCTGGTGTCTGTGGTGGACACCACCTTCACACTAAGGCTGCCCTACCAAGGCAGCAATAATATTGCTCATTTCTTTTGTGAGGCCCCTGCAATTTTGATCCTGGCATCCACAGACACCCACACTTCAGAGATGGTCATTTTCCTCATGGGGATTGTGATTCTCCTCATACCGGTTTCTCTAATCCTGGTATCCTATGGCCGCATCATAGTGACTGTGGTCAGGATGAGGTCAACTGAGGACAAGCTTAAGGCATTCTCAACCTGTGGCTCCCATCTCGTGGTGGTCATCCTTTTTTATGGGTCAGGAATTGTCACCTACATGACACCAAAGTcttacaaagaacaggaaaagctgGTATCTGTGTTCTATGCAATGGTGACCCCCATGCTTAATCCcctcatctacagcctgaggaacaaggATGTGAAGGGAGCTCTGAGGAAAGTAGCCACAAGGAATTTCCCATGCAGGTTTGGAGTCTTCCACTGA